The Daphnia pulex isolate KAP4 chromosome 7, ASM2113471v1 genome includes the window TTCTTTCTGAGACAGATGTTGGTTTGAATCTGATTTTGCTCTGAATGGAAAAGAATTAGGTCGACGGATCGTCGCTAGTAGCGCCACTCGACTCGGCTCCACTTCTCCCGCTCAGAGGTCCAGTCTCTTTCTAGGGCGCACCTTCCGGCCGGCTCTCGTAACGACGGGATTTTCCACACTCCCCCCTTGGTGGACGTCTTATGGAACGTCTGGCAATAAATCCGGTTGATTTTCTTCCGGTGATGGGGGCTCGATAATGTTCTCGTGTTGTGGGATCGCGTCGGCAGATGACACCGACGGATGAATCTCCTCTGCTTCGGCAAATGACACGGACGGATGAatttcctcctcttcggcGTTATTCTGCACAACCGGTGGAAGCTCCTTCTCCCATGGATTGTTTTCGTTGATTTCCAGCGCACAAAGCCGTTGCACGGGTCGGCGCAACTGGCCGGAAGCAGTTCGGAGAAGAACTTGGCGGACGACGCCGTCAGACGACGGGATGGTCTCCTTGATGACTCCAATGTCCCACTGCTGACGCTTCTTATTGTCTTCTTGAATCAGGACAACTTCTCCAATTCGAATAGGTTCAATTCGATGCTGGTGCTTAAAATGAAGAGCTCGTTCTTGCAGATATTCCGTGTGCCATCTTTTCTTGAAATCAGCTGTGAGCTTCCCATAGTATTCGACTCGCTCAACCAGCTCTCTTCGCGTTGCATTAGCTTCCGTGGCGGATTGAGGGATGGGAGGTAGAGTCGTCAATCGCCGTCCAGCAAAAAAATGACTGGGACACAATGGCTGCTCTTCGTCATGGTCGTTGTAGACATAAGTGAGAGGGCGCGAATTCACCACCGCTTCGATCTTACAAAGTGTAGTTCGGAGCTCCTCTTCGGTTAAATGGGCCGTTCCGGTTATCTTGATAAGGGCTTGTTTTGTAGTTTTCACCATTCGCTCCCAGAAGCCACCCCACCAGGGCGCGCCTTCTGGGATAAATTTCCACGTGATTCCGCGGTTGGCGAGATCGATCAAGATTTCTGGTTCGGCTCCCTTCCAAATTTCGGCTAAATCCTTGTTGGCTCGGTGAAATGTCTTCGCATTGTCTGAATAGACTATTCGACAAATCCCAAATCTGGATACGAAACGGTCGAACGCCATCAGGAAACCGACGGCTGTCAGCGTTTGCACCAATTCCAAATGAAGAGCGCGGGTCACTGCGCATGTGAAGAGACAAATCCAAGATTTTGCGTTAGATCCACGTAAATAAACTGGTCCAGCGAAATCGACGCCGGTGACGTCGAACGGCGGCGACATCGTGCATCGATCGACTGGCAAAGGTCCAGTCGGCTGGTCATACGGCTTTCTGTTGACTCGATTGCATGTCGAACATCTTGCCAAAATCTTCTTCACCACTTGCCTGCCCTTTAGAATCCAGCTCGTTTGACGTAATTCTGTCAACGTATCTCGAACACCAGCATGCAAAAGACGCCGATGCACATCACGAACAAGCAGGGTGATGAAATGCGGCGGGAGTCGATTCGGCAGAATAGGAACCTCAGCCTGTTCCGGAAGCGATCTAGAAAGCTTAGTTCGATTCTTCAATGTAATGAgtccatttttattaagatAAGGATGAAAATTCGATAGCTTTGAGTCACGATGAACGAATTTGTTCTTGCCGAGCCGCTTCAATTCCGCACCAAACGCTTGTTGCTGCAGATGCCTCATCCAGTAGAACCTGGCGCATTGCATTTCTTCTGATGTAATCAATCCTTGTCGAAGAGCGTTTTGTCGGTCTAGTCGATCGGCAATCACATTACCATAAGCTCTAAGGATATATCCAGTGTACCTTAAGAGAGTTGTCAACGTTCCGTATCTGGTTTCGTCGAACAAAGCTGCAGGCGCGGCAATATTAGTTAACACGATCgttgacttcttcttctccttgttgaTTTCGTCGTAGCTTGAATCGGGATCTTCCTTTACAGATGGCCAATCCGATCTTGATTTTGACAACCAAGACGGCCCAGTCCACCAAACATTCTTTGGGTCGGCTAAAATTGACGGTTGGACTCCTCTTGAACATAAATCTGCTGgattttctgttgatttcaaatattattctcGCACTGTTGCCTAAACCTATTTGTGTTGCGGAAACCCACAACACCTCCCTCCCCAAGGTTTGACGGTCTTGCACACCCGTCGTCTGCATTGACTTGCTTACTTCACGTGTTCTGAACTGGTGTGTACCTGTCTCTGTCCGAAAAGGTGACTTAGAGTTTTGTAAAAAGCAAGTTAATCTGTACCCTCTTTGTTAAACTACTCAGGTATTAATACAGCAAGTGCTATTCAATAGTTCGTATCTTATTTCTGTTAGCTTAATACTAAAATTAAactcaacaggttatgggcccagtaTCTTGTTCCCTTTAACGAAATAAGATGGCCAACCAGATGATTGAAAATCATCTTAGAGATGTTAACCATGTACCTAAGTTCGACGGTACCAATTTCCGTGAgtggaattttgaattgagaATGATTTTCCAACAACTTGGGCTACTTGGACTTGTCGAAGGAAGAGAAGGGCACACATTGCCCGAAGAGGTAACCAAATCATTCTGAAATTATAACACATGTACTCGTCACACTCATATACGTTAAGCACATATGACCCTGTGATACACATGTACATTTCTCATGTATAATTCAAACACATGTAACTATACACATGTTCACATGTATGACTCGTTGACCTGATCACATGTACAACTCACTCATGTTCACACACGAGTATAGATTAGACACATGTAGCACTACTTTAACTTACTCATGTCTAATCAAGCTTCCATGTATATACACATGCTTACTAAAACCAAACCTATCTTTTACAGATAAGGGATGACCCTGATAATCCACAACGTATCACAAATGTTGCTGCGATTGATGCATGGATTCTCAGAGATGTAACATCCAGAAACTATATCTTTGCGACACTAACCAAGCCAATGAAGGAGAGTTTGTACTCTTGTGAAACAGCTGCAATCATGTGGACAAGATTGGATACACAATACCGGCTTAGAGCAGCTGAGAATCTTCATCTATTGTGGCAATCATTCTATGATTTCACTCATAACCCTGGTATACTCAACATAATCACACACTGCTTAAACATACCACTAATCgtcacatttatttatatagatGATGATATGACTACCCACATTCGAAAACTCTCATCGATTGCTGACAAACTTAGAGAACTTGGACAACCCCTTGATGAGATGCAGCTTGTAACCAAGGCTCTTGCCACACTTCCTGAACAGTTCAGAATTGTAAGATCAGTCTGGGCAAATGTTCCTCTGAATGAAAGAACGGTTGACAATCTACTACAACGTCTCCGTTCAGAAGAAAATGTTCTTAGATCCTACGAAAGACCTGATGGCTCTAATCAAGCTTTTGCAGCATATGGTCAGACAAGAGGACGAGGAAACCGTGGCAGCAGAAGAGGCGGCAGATATTTGCATGGAGTCAATCGACAACCACCACGACCGGACGTCCGATGTGGTTATTGCTTCATACCTGGTCATGAAACAAAAGAttgcagaaagaagaagagggctGAAAGAGAGGAGCAAGCCAACAAAGACCAGGCACTATTGTCATCAACTTCTGTCAACCCGAAGAGTGTTCTCGCCTTCTTCGCAGACTCTGGAGCAACTCAACACATGTCAGACCAGAAGAATCTATTCGAAGATTTTATACCAATTCAACCTGGATCCTGGTCAATTGCTGGAATAGGAGACATCCACCTCCAAGTACTAGGAAAAGGCCACATCAGAGCTACTATCAATGTCAATGGCGAAACATCAACCAGACTCATCGAAGATGTCCTTTATGTACCAGGTCTTGGTACTAATCTATTTTCAATTGGTGCAGCCACAAGTTCCGGACTAGAAGCAAGATTTTCTGATGATCAAGTATCCTTCTATCGTGGAAACCAACTCGTACACACAGGAAGACGTACTGGCAACACCCTCTATCACCTAGACCTACAACCTCAGACAACCCGCAACACAACAACATGCCATAACGACTTAGCCCAACAGGCCGGTCTACGAGCTTCCCTTATCGTCTGGCATCAACGGCTGGGTCATATGAGTCATCAAACCATACTGAAGATGGTCTCTCAAGATCTTATATCCGGACTTCACctcacaaatgaaaaaattcctaAAACACTTTGTACTGCATGTGAATTAGGAAAATTTCATCGACAACCACTCAAATCTGGAAGAACGAGAGCTACGCGTGTTGGAGAATTAATCCACTCAGATGTTGAAGGTCCAATGCCATCCCCCAGCGTTGGTAACGCACGTTATTATGTATTATTTACAGATGACTTTTCAGGCTGGAGAGTCATTTACTTCATGAAATGTAAATCAGAAGTTCCCGCATTGTTTCGACTCTTTTTCGCTTCCCTTCTAAATGAGACGGGCAATACTGTTCGCACTCTACGTTCGGATAATGGAGGCGAATACACTGGAACTGAATTCAACAAATACCTTGCAGAGAAGGGCATCCGCCACGAAACCAGTGCTGCGTATACACCAGCTCAAAACGGTGTTGCTGAGAGAGGAAACAGGACGCTCCTGGATGGTGCTCGTAGCATGCTTCTCGCCAGTAACCTACCACCTACACTCTGGGCGGAAgctgttggttaccttgtCTACATCCGCAACCGTGTACTATCCAGTACCATTGAGGTGACACCATTTGAAACATGGAGCGGAAGAAAACCGGATATCTCCAACATCCGCATCTTTGGATCTAGAGCATTTGTAAGGTGCCCAATTGTGAAAAAGCTGGACGCAAGATGTTTAGAAGGAGCATTCGTCGGAGTTAGCAACACCCAAAAAGCCTCCCGCATCTACGTAACCTCTCCATCACCAAGAATAATCGTGAGCTACGATGTCAAAGTTGATGAAACGGTCATGTACTCaacaaagaacaaacaaaatggacCTCAATGGACGGAACCTACTGACAGAACAGAACCCATTATCTGTGATCCTACTGATAATGCAGTTGAAGCTGACCTGGAACTCACCACCACAGCACAGCCAAGCAACTCTGATCCAGTTAATGAAGCAATTCAAGTTGATCAAGTCTTCCCTGAAGAAATGATTCACCTTGAAGCCATGCCCGAAGAAGTTCCGCATCGAGATGAACCTACCCATGACATCATTCAAGAAGAGGCAGTACAAGATCCCGTCATcttagaaaacaacaacaacgttgCTGATGTTCCGAATACCGATGACCGCAATGAGGCGACTAGCATCCGCAGATCATCACGTCTGCCCCACTACAGTGAACGCTACCTGGCTTATAGGAAATCACTAGGACGTCAAGCTGTTTGCTTCGCAATGCCTGCGAGTACTGAAGACACCAATGCAGTACCTGTTGAACCATCCAGCTACACTGAAGCAACAACGTGTCCAGATGCAGACAAGTGGATTCCGGCCATCTTTGACGAATACGAATCCCTTATTCAAAACAATACATGGACTCTCTGCCCACTTCCACCTGACAGGTCAGCAATTGAAGGCAAATGGGTTTCTGCGTTCAAACCTGGATACCAGCAAATCGCTCCACGATACAAAGCCCGTTTTGTAGCCAAAGGCTACTCTCAAGTCTATGGCCTCGACTATATCGACACTTTTTCGCCAGTAGTGAAACATTATTCACTACGCACCGTACTTGCTATTGCTGCAGCCAAGGATCTGGAAATGATACAACTCGACATCAAGACGGCGTTTCTCAATGGTGACCTTCAAGAGGAAATTTATATGAAGCAGCCAGAAGGTTTCGTCATCCCAGGCAAGGAAACTCAAGTATGCAAATTGTTGAAGAGCTTATACGGCCTAAAGCAAGCATCACGGGCATGGAATCAAAAATTTCACGCATTCATTGTCAAGTTTGGCCTAACTCAAAGTAAAGCTGACCCGTGCG containing:
- the LOC124198382 gene encoding uncharacterized protein LOC124198382 gives rise to the protein MQTTENPADLCSRGVQPSILADPKNVWWTGPSWLSKSRSDWPSVKEDPDSSYDEINKEKKKSTIVLTNIAAPAALFDETRYGTLTTLLRYTGYILRAYGNVIADRLDRQNALRQGLITSEEMQCARFYWMRHLQQQAFGAELKRLGKNKFVHRDSKLSNFHPYLNKNGLITLKNRTKLSRSLPEQAEVPILPNRLPPHFITLLVRDVHRRLLHAGVRDTLTELRQTSWILKGRQVVKKILARCSTCNRVNRKPYDQPTGPLPVDRCTMSPPFDVTGVDFAGPVYLRGSNAKSWICLFTCAVTRALHLELVQTLTAVGFLMAFDRFVSRFGICRIVYSDNAKTFHRANKDLAEIWKGAEPEILIDLANRGITWKFIPEGAPWWGGFWERMVKTTKQALIKITGTAHLTEEELRTTLCKIEAVVNSRPLTYVYNDHDEEQPLCPSHFFAGRRLTTLPPIPQSATEANATRRELVERVEYYGKLTADFKKRWHTEYLQERALHFKHQHRIEPIRIGEVVLIQEDNKKRQQWDIGVIKETIPSSDGVVRQVLLRTASGQLRRPVQRLCALEINENNPWEKELPPVVQNNAEEEEIHPSVSFAEAEEIHPSVSSADAIPQHENIIEPPSPEENQPDLLPDVP